The DNA window CGAGTCTCACGACATCCTCGCCAAGGCGAACGCCCTCAATCTCCCGGCCTGCTCCGATGCGGAGATCGCCCAGCTTCGGCAGTTGATCTATCACTCCGCCAACTTCCGTGAGATCGGCCGCATTCACGATGGAAAGATCCTCTGCTCTGCCCTCTTCGGAAGAGACAATCTCCCCAAAGAACAGTTCAAGCCGACGTTTCACTACCAGGACGGGACAACCCTCTTCAGGGATATGGCGCCCTATAGAGTCGCCGGATCTCCCGTCTTCATTCGCCAGCGAGGCGACTTCTTTGCCGTCGAATCCCCAGAGCTGAGTGGCCGGATTCACGAGATGAGGCGGAACCACGAGGTCTTCTCTTCTGGAGCGATCAATACCTTCTTGCCTTCGGCCGTTGGTAAATCGAAGAAGCTCCCTGGCGCGATCATCGATCGGGAGTCGCAGGGACGCATCGGCGACACAATCTACGCTACACACTGCATCGCCAACGCCACCGGCCCCAGCCAGATCGACTGTGCCACATCCTTCGGATCGTTCGCGAGCTATCGAAGGGCGCAACGGGGATTGCTGATCCTCTATGCCATGAGCATCGGCCTCTTCCTGGGCCTCGTCAGCGCGCTTCTACTGCTGCTGCACTCACGCCGGCGCAGCATGCCTCATCAACTGATCAAAGCAATCCGCCAGGATCGGCTGCACTTCGTCTATCAGCCCATCGTCGACCTCTCCAGCGGCCGTATTGTGGCCGCCGAGACGCTCGCCCGCTGGCGAGATGATGACGGCCTTCAGATTGGCCCGGACATCTTCATTCGTCTCGCGGAAGAGAGGGGACTCGCGCTCGAAGTCGCCCGGCTGGCCCTGCGCCATACGTTGCTCGACTTCGCGGACACGCTACGGAGCGACGACACCGAATTCCGCATCCACATCAACCTCACAGCCAGCGATCTCGCGGACCCGGCACTGTTGCCCATGCTCGGACAGTCATTAGCCGCTGCGGGAGTCGCGCCACACAAGCTAGTGCTCGAACTCACGGAGAGCGCGACGGCCCGACACAGCATCGCGATTGAAGCCGTGCACCGGCTCCGCGAGCGCGGCCATAGCGTTCAGATCGACGACTTCGGGACCGGCTACTCAAGCCTCGCCTATCTGAAAGACCTCGACGTGGACGCCATCAAGATCGATAAGGCGTTCACCCAGTCGATCGGCACGGATTCTGTTACCGGAGTGATTCTTCCGCAGATTCTTACGATGGCTTCGGGCCTCGGCCTACTCGTGATCGCCGAAGGTATCGAGATACCGGAGCAGGCAGCGTACTTCGCAGGGTTTGACTTGCCTGTTATGGGCCAGGGATGGCTGTTTGGCAAGCCGCAGGCTCCCGGCGAATTCCTGCTCGCGCTCGCATCCCAGGAAGAACAACGAGTGACTCTGCCGGTTACGAACAACGCCTGATCTCCAGTCAGACTGTGACGCGGGAGAGACACGAACGATCGGAGCGCCCGACCATGTGCCGCAACATCAAAATGCTCTTCAACTTCGACCCACCCGTCACGGACAGCGAAGTCCACGCCGCGTCCCTGCAGTTTGTCCGCAAGATCAGCGGGATTAATAAGCCATCCAAGGTAAACGAAGCGCCCTTTCTTGCCGCGATCGATGCCATCGCTGGAATCTCCACCGAATTCCTGCATTCGCTTGAGACGAATGCACCACCTAAGAACCGCGAAGCAGAAGCGGCAAAGTTGAAGGCGAGAAGCGTGAAACGGTTCGGAAGCTAGGCCAGCTCAGCGGCACCTCTCCACAAGACCTCATTATTTGACAGTGCTACGCGCTGCTCTCTACCCTTTCGTCTCGTAATCTGTTTCCCTGTAGAAATCATCGCGCCGACTCTCGCACCCAGAGGAAACCCCTGCATGCCTTTTAGAGAACCTTTCCTGGTATTCCTCTTTGCCGGCTCCGCGCTCGTCTTGCAGGCGCAGGCACCACCGCCAACGGCAAAGCGCACCTCTGAAGTCGTCACGGGCATTCCCGCCAACTACGATGAGGCGAAGGTCGGCACCTACACCCTGCCTGACGCGCTCACGCTTAACAACGGCAGTCACTTCAACGACCCCCATATCTGGTACCTCCAGCGCCGTCAGGAGATCGTCAAACTCTTTGAGGTCCAGCAATATGGTCAAGCTCCCGGCCGCCCTCCCGGTGAGAACTTCGAGATCGTCGACAAGGGAACACCTGCGCTCAACGGGAAGGCCATCCGCAAACAGGTCACCATCTACCTCAACAAGGAGAAGACCGGTCCAGCGATCGATCTCCTGATCTATCTCCCCGCGAACGCGACCAAGCCAGTGCCGATGTTCTTCAGCATCAACTTCGGTGCCGTTCAGAATGCGGTCGATGATCCCGGCATCATCCCCGAGAAGGTCTGGGACCCCAAGACCAACACGCGCATAGTGCCACCGTCACCACCGCCAGGCCATAACTTCGGCCACATCGACGCAGAAGCCTTGATAGCCGTCGGCTTCGGCGTAGCCACCTACTATTACGGCGACATCGACCCAGACTATCCCGAAGGTTTCTCGAACGGCATTCGCGCCCGCTACCAGAGACCCGGCCAGACAGATCGCGCCCCGGATGACTGGGGTGCGGTCGCAGCCTGGGCATGGGGCATGAGCCGCGTTCAGGACTACTTCGAGACCGACAAGAGCATCGACGCCAAACGCGTCGCCATCCACGGCATCTCCCGCCTGGGCAAGACCGTCATGTGGGCCGGAGCGCATGATCAGCGCTTCGCCGCCGTCATCGCAAGCTGCTCCGGTGAAGGCGGCGCAGCGCTCAGTCATCGGAACTACGGCGAAACCATCGCCAACCTGACGGACCCCACTCGCTTCTCCTACCAATTCGCTCCAAACTATGCGAAGTACGGCGGCTTCCCCGACAAAGCGCCTATGGACGCCAATCTCCTCATCGCATTGATCGCTCCTCGTCCTCTGCTCTTACAGACCGGCAGCACCGACGACTGGTCCGATCCCAAAGGCGAGTTCCTGGCCGAAGTCGCCGCTGGCCCGGTCTACAAGCTGCTCGGAAAAGAAGACCTTGGCACGGACGTCTGGCCCGCTGCCGGTCAGCCGATCCTCCACGACCTCAGCTACTTCATGCACGATGGCGGCCACGGCATGGTCCCCTCGGACTGGGCCATCTACATCGAGTTCCTCAAGAAAAATCTCCATCCGGAAAAGAAAAATCTCCATCCGGAAAAGTGAGCAAAAAGCATCTCTCAAATGCCGCCCCGAATCTCAGTAATCGAGGCCACCTTCATGCTACGTCCCTACTGGTCAGGTCAGATCCAGATCTCTCTCGTCTCCTTCACCGTGAAGTTGTTCGTCGCCACTGAATCCAAAGGCGAGATCCACTTTCACCAGATCAGCCGTAAGACCGGCGAGCGCGTCCGTCACCAGAAGGTCCTCGCCTCTGCGCTCGAACAGTCTCCGGACGAAGCCTCCGACCCCGTCGCCAAGAACGATATCGTCAAGGGCTACGAGTACAGCAAGGGGCAGTATGTCACCATTGAGCCCGAAGAGATCGAACACCTCCGCGTCCCCTCGAAGCACACGGTTGAGGTCACCCAGTTCGTCGACCTGAACGACCTTGCCCCGGAATACCTCGAAAAGCCCTACTTCGTCGTTCCTGAAAACGACCTCCAGACCGAAGCCTTCGCCGTCGTCCGCCGCGCCCTCGAAAAGACAAAGAAAGCCGCCCTCGGCAAGATCGCCTTCGGCGGTCGCGAGCATGTACTCGCCATCACCGCCGCCCCCGACGGAGCAGGCATGATGGCCTACACCATGCGCTACCAGGAAGAACTCCGTGACCCAGCCGAATACTTCCGCGACATCAAGAAAGTGGCGATCAACGAGGACTCGCTCGACCTCGCGGAGACGCTCATCAAGAAGAAGGCCGCGAAGTTCGACCCATCGAAGTTTGTTGATGGCTACGAGGTCGCCCTGAAGGAACTGGTCGAAGCGAAGGTCAACCACGCTCCTATCCCGAAAGATGAAGCTCCCGCGCCCAAGCGCAACAACGTCGTCAACCTCATGGATGCGCTGCGGAAGAGCCTCGACAACAAATCTGCCGACTCCTCCGAGCATGCTCAGAAGAAATCTGCGAAGACGGCGAAGAAAGGCATTGCTTTGGTCAAGGCAACAGAGTCCGTCACGAAGACCGCGGCAAAGCGCAAGTCCGCGTAGCTTTTCACCTGCGGCCGCCGCTCTCCAATCTTGTCATCCTTCGCATGGCCTGTTCACAGCTTCATCGTGAAAAGGCCATGCGGAGGATCTGCTTCACTCCTTACCGCTGCCTGCTCTGAGATACCCGATGACGACAGCAAAGAAAGCCGCCGCTAAAAAGTCCGCAAGGAAAGCGACACCCGCCACCGCCTCTAACGCCGTCGACGAGCAACTGGCGCGCTACCGCTCCATGCGCGACTTCGGCATCACCGCCGAGCCCTCCGGCGGCCCGCAAAAGAAGCAGGCGGCTCTCCCCTTCTGCATTCAGAAACACGCCGCCAGCCATCTCCACTACGACTTCCGCTTGGGCTGGAACGGCGTCCTCAAAAGCTGGGCCGTCGCCAAAGGCCCCAGCTACGTCGTCGCCGACAGACGTCTCGCCGTGCAGGTTGAAGACCACCCCATAGAATACGGCGGCTTCGAAGGCATCATCCCCGCCGGTCAATACGGGGGAGGCACGGTCATGCTCTGGGACCAGGGCACCTGGGAGCCACAAGAAGGACATGATGATGTGGATGCGGGCCTCCGCGACGGCTCACTCAAGTTCATCCTCAAGGGCACCAAGATGCACGGCAAGTGGGCGCTCGTCCGCATGGGCGGCAAGGCCGCGACCGAGCGAAAACCAAACTGGCTCCTCATCAAAGAGCACGATGACTTCGAGCGGCCGCCCGATGCTCCAGCGATCACCGAAGAAGAACCGAACTCCGTCGTCACCAAACGGTCCCTCGAACAGATCGCCGCGCAGGAAGACCACGTTTGGAACTCCAAAGACACGGCCAAAGGCAAAGCCTGGTACCGCCAGGAGAAGAAGTCTTCATCTGCCCGACCGAAGGCCAAGCAAGCCGCGGACAATACAACTTCACAGCTGGTCCGTCGGCTGAACTTCGATCCGATCCTCAAGCACCTCACTCCCGAATCGCAGCCTTTGTTCATCAAGCCCCAGCTAGCTCTCCAGGCCGAAGCCGCGCCCAAAGGACCCGGCTGGCTTCACGAGCTCAAACTCGACGGCTACCGCATCCAGGCCCGCAAGGATGGCGACAGGGTCCAGATGCTCACCCGCAGTGGTCTTGATTGGACCCACCGTATCCCTTCGATCGCAGACGCGGTCCGTACTCTGCCGGCTGAGAAGGCAACCCTCGATGGTGAAGTCGTCGTCCTCTCCGAGAACGGCACCACCAACTTTGCTCAACTCCAGGCCGCCTTCCAGGACGGAGCGAACAATCCCCTCACCTACTTCTGCTTCGACCTTCTCCATCTGAACGGCCACAGCACCCGCGACCGCCATTTAGTCGATCGCAAAGCTCTGTTGGCAGATCTTCTTGATGGCTTAGATACCGAGCTAATCCGCCTCAGCGAGCACATCGAGACCAGCGGCCAGGAGATGTTTCAGCACGCCTGCGCCCTGCACGCCGAAGGCATCATCTCCAAGCGTTCGCAGTCGCAGTATGTCTCGAGCCGCAACGGCGACTGGCTCAAGCTGAAATGCCTGCACGAACAGGAGTTCGTCATCGGCGGCTACACGCTACCCTCGAACGGCATCCACGGCGTCGGCGCTCTGCTCCTCGGCTACTACGAGGATGACAAACTGATCTACGCCGGGCGCACCGGCACCGGCTTCAACCAGAAGACGCACCGCAGCACTCGCGATAAGCTTGACGCTCTCGCAGCATCGCAATCGCCCTTCGCAGAGATCCCATCCGCCGCCCGCAAAGGCGCGAAGTGGGTCAAGCCGAAGCTCGTCGCGCAGGTCCGCTTCGCCACATGGACCGCAGACCTGCAACTACGTCAGGCCGCCTTCCTCGGTCTGCGCGAAGACAAGCCCGCGAAGGAGGTAGTCCGCGAAGAAGCCGCTCCGACACCAAAGCGTTCACGCACGCAACCTGCGAAGGCCGCCACTCACCGCCTCGCTCCCAAAGCCGCCGCGAAGGTCTCACCCGCTAAAGAAGAAGAAAAGGCACCGGTCCGCCTCACCCACCCCGACAAGGTCCTCGACCCCGAATCCGGCCTCACTAAGCAGGCCCTCGCTGATTATTACTGGGCCATAGCCGAAGCCATGCTGCCCCACATTGCCGGCCGCCCGCTCAGCCTCGTGCGCTGCCCCGAAGGCGCAGCCTCCGAGTGCTTCTACCAGAAGCACGTCACCTCGATGCTCCCCAAAGACATCGCGACGGTCATGGTCACAGATAAAAAGTCCGGCAAGCCCGAGCCCTACATCACCTTAGATACCCGCGAGACCCTCGCCGGGCTTGCCCAAATGAGCGTCCTCGAGATCCATCCCTGGGGCTCAAAGAACGATGACCTCGAGCACCCGGACCGCATCGTCATCGACCTCGATCCGGACACCTCGATCGCATGGTCTGTCCTCGCCGAAGCCGCCTCCAACGTCCGCAAACGCCTGAAGCAGCTTGGCCTCGAAAGCTTCCTGAAGACCACCGGTGGCAAAGGCCTCCACATCGTCGCTCCCATCGAGCCCGAACAAGATTGGAAGACCATCAAGGTCTTCGCCCGCAGCCTCGCACTCGCGATGGAGAAAGCCTCTCCTTCGCTTTATCTCTCGAAGATGACGAAGTCCGCTCGCGTGGGAAAGATCTATATCGACTACCTCCGCAACGAACGCGGAGCCACCGCCGTCGCCCCCTACTCACCTCGTGCACGCGCCGGGGTCAACGTGTCCATGCCACTCTCCTGGAAAGAACTTGAAGCGGACGCGCTTCCAAAGTTCAGCGTCACGAATCTTATAGAGTGGAAGCCCCGCCTCAAGAAAGATCCCTGGAAGGGCATCCTCACGCTCCGCCAGAAGCTAAC is part of the Granulicella aggregans genome and encodes:
- the ligD gene encoding DNA ligase D, whose protein sequence is MTTAKKAAAKKSARKATPATASNAVDEQLARYRSMRDFGITAEPSGGPQKKQAALPFCIQKHAASHLHYDFRLGWNGVLKSWAVAKGPSYVVADRRLAVQVEDHPIEYGGFEGIIPAGQYGGGTVMLWDQGTWEPQEGHDDVDAGLRDGSLKFILKGTKMHGKWALVRMGGKAATERKPNWLLIKEHDDFERPPDAPAITEEEPNSVVTKRSLEQIAAQEDHVWNSKDTAKGKAWYRQEKKSSSARPKAKQAADNTTSQLVRRLNFDPILKHLTPESQPLFIKPQLALQAEAAPKGPGWLHELKLDGYRIQARKDGDRVQMLTRSGLDWTHRIPSIADAVRTLPAEKATLDGEVVVLSENGTTNFAQLQAAFQDGANNPLTYFCFDLLHLNGHSTRDRHLVDRKALLADLLDGLDTELIRLSEHIETSGQEMFQHACALHAEGIISKRSQSQYVSSRNGDWLKLKCLHEQEFVIGGYTLPSNGIHGVGALLLGYYEDDKLIYAGRTGTGFNQKTHRSTRDKLDALAASQSPFAEIPSAARKGAKWVKPKLVAQVRFATWTADLQLRQAAFLGLREDKPAKEVVREEAAPTPKRSRTQPAKAATHRLAPKAAAKVSPAKEEEKAPVRLTHPDKVLDPESGLTKQALADYYWAIAEAMLPHIAGRPLSLVRCPEGAASECFYQKHVTSMLPKDIATVMVTDKKSGKPEPYITLDTRETLAGLAQMSVLEIHPWGSKNDDLEHPDRIVIDLDPDTSIAWSVLAEAASNVRKRLKQLGLESFLKTTGGKGLHIVAPIEPEQDWKTIKVFARSLALAMEKASPSLYLSKMTKSARVGKIYIDYLRNERGATAVAPYSPRARAGVNVSMPLSWKELEADALPKFSVTNLIEWKPRLKKDPWKGILTLRQKLTAQAIESLRPAK
- a CDS encoding EAL domain-containing protein encodes the protein MTFRLNRRLWISTTAILLAMAIGASIGYLSGRRFVETTAEARLQEEAAPLAETIHSVVTESHDILAKANALNLPACSDAEIAQLRQLIYHSANFREIGRIHDGKILCSALFGRDNLPKEQFKPTFHYQDGTTLFRDMAPYRVAGSPVFIRQRGDFFAVESPELSGRIHEMRRNHEVFSSGAINTFLPSAVGKSKKLPGAIIDRESQGRIGDTIYATHCIANATGPSQIDCATSFGSFASYRRAQRGLLILYAMSIGLFLGLVSALLLLLHSRRRSMPHQLIKAIRQDRLHFVYQPIVDLSSGRIVAAETLARWRDDDGLQIGPDIFIRLAEERGLALEVARLALRHTLLDFADTLRSDDTEFRIHINLTASDLADPALLPMLGQSLAAAGVAPHKLVLELTESATARHSIAIEAVHRLRERGHSVQIDDFGTGYSSLAYLKDLDVDAIKIDKAFTQSIGTDSVTGVILPQILTMASGLGLLVIAEGIEIPEQAAYFAGFDLPVMGQGWLFGKPQAPGEFLLALASQEEQRVTLPVTNNA
- the ku gene encoding non-homologous end joining protein Ku; this translates as MPPRISVIEATFMLRPYWSGQIQISLVSFTVKLFVATESKGEIHFHQISRKTGERVRHQKVLASALEQSPDEASDPVAKNDIVKGYEYSKGQYVTIEPEEIEHLRVPSKHTVEVTQFVDLNDLAPEYLEKPYFVVPENDLQTEAFAVVRRALEKTKKAALGKIAFGGREHVLAITAAPDGAGMMAYTMRYQEELRDPAEYFRDIKKVAINEDSLDLAETLIKKKAAKFDPSKFVDGYEVALKELVEAKVNHAPIPKDEAPAPKRNNVVNLMDALRKSLDNKSADSSEHAQKKSAKTAKKGIALVKATESVTKTAAKRKSA
- a CDS encoding DUF2277 domain-containing protein produces the protein MCRNIKMLFNFDPPVTDSEVHAASLQFVRKISGINKPSKVNEAPFLAAIDAIAGISTEFLHSLETNAPPKNREAEAAKLKARSVKRFGS
- a CDS encoding alpha/beta hydrolase family protein; protein product: MPFREPFLVFLFAGSALVLQAQAPPPTAKRTSEVVTGIPANYDEAKVGTYTLPDALTLNNGSHFNDPHIWYLQRRQEIVKLFEVQQYGQAPGRPPGENFEIVDKGTPALNGKAIRKQVTIYLNKEKTGPAIDLLIYLPANATKPVPMFFSINFGAVQNAVDDPGIIPEKVWDPKTNTRIVPPSPPPGHNFGHIDAEALIAVGFGVATYYYGDIDPDYPEGFSNGIRARYQRPGQTDRAPDDWGAVAAWAWGMSRVQDYFETDKSIDAKRVAIHGISRLGKTVMWAGAHDQRFAAVIASCSGEGGAALSHRNYGETIANLTDPTRFSYQFAPNYAKYGGFPDKAPMDANLLIALIAPRPLLLQTGSTDDWSDPKGEFLAEVAAGPVYKLLGKEDLGTDVWPAAGQPILHDLSYFMHDGGHGMVPSDWAIYIEFLKKNLHPEKKNLHPEK